In the genome of Bradyrhizobium arachidis, one region contains:
- a CDS encoding ABC transporter permease, which produces MNEARRTSAALEVRGLDVYYGHSHALQGVDLTLESGVFSVVGRNGMGKTTLCKAIMGLVGVSGGSIRVRGEDVTRRPPAQIARLGVGYVPQGRRLWRSLSVDEHLRLAGGLRSGAWTVERIYDTFPRLAERKDHGGGQLSGGEQQMLAISRALLTNPHLLIMDEPTEGLAPVIVAQVEEMLLRLGEDGDMSVLVIEQNIGVATAISRNVAIMVNGRVHRIIDSARLAADRELQQRLLGVGLHAELEPDVDISTAAAGPKPAPAPRPGGPIRIYISNPAPPTRWSQPVPIARIEAAARTRSTEVTRLEETTRRRREPIAAQTAGPPVVLVVGTLDTKGQELRFIRDIIAATGLRTRLVDVSTSGKHSSCDVSAQEIALNHGRGGAAVFGPDRGAAVTAMADAFASWLRRQGNVAGVISAGGSGAASLVAPGMRALPVGVPKLIISSVASGDVGPYVGPADIAMMYSVTDVQGLNAISRAVLGNGANALAGMVKARLDARAATGREAGGLPSVGITMFGVTTPAVQKIAAELRDDFECLVFHATGVGGRSMEKLVESGQLAGVIDLTTTEICDLLMGGVFPATEDRFGAVIRSRLPYVGSVGALDMVNFGAPDTIPERYRGRKFHVHNPQVTLMRTTAEENERMGRWIAERLNQMDGPVRFFLPEGGVSALDARGQPFWDPDADAALFRALERDVRQTSNRQLIRTPKNINDPDFAAAIVSAFRTLFGRTGARRRLAR; this is translated from the coding sequence ATGAATGAGGCTCGCCGAACTTCCGCCGCGCTCGAGGTCCGTGGCCTCGACGTCTATTACGGCCACTCGCACGCGCTGCAGGGCGTCGACCTCACGCTGGAGAGCGGCGTGTTCTCCGTCGTCGGCCGCAACGGCATGGGCAAGACCACGCTGTGCAAGGCGATCATGGGGCTGGTCGGCGTGAGTGGCGGATCGATCCGCGTCCGCGGCGAGGATGTCACGCGGCGGCCACCGGCCCAGATCGCCCGGCTCGGCGTCGGTTATGTGCCGCAAGGTCGCCGTCTCTGGCGCTCGCTCAGCGTCGACGAGCATTTGCGGCTCGCCGGCGGGCTGCGCTCCGGCGCCTGGACCGTCGAGCGCATCTACGACACCTTCCCGCGGCTCGCTGAACGCAAGGATCACGGCGGCGGCCAGCTTTCCGGCGGAGAGCAGCAAATGCTGGCGATCTCGCGCGCGCTGCTCACCAATCCGCATCTCCTGATCATGGACGAGCCGACCGAGGGCCTTGCGCCCGTCATCGTCGCCCAGGTCGAGGAGATGCTGCTGCGGCTGGGCGAGGACGGTGACATGTCCGTGCTCGTGATCGAGCAGAACATCGGTGTTGCCACCGCGATCTCGCGCAACGTCGCGATCATGGTCAACGGCCGCGTCCACCGGATCATTGACTCCGCGCGGCTCGCTGCCGACCGCGAGCTGCAGCAGCGCCTGCTCGGCGTCGGGCTTCATGCGGAGCTGGAACCAGATGTCGATATATCTACGGCCGCTGCCGGCCCGAAACCGGCGCCGGCGCCACGCCCAGGCGGGCCGATCCGCATCTACATCTCCAACCCCGCGCCACCGACGCGATGGTCGCAGCCGGTGCCGATCGCGCGCATCGAGGCAGCGGCCCGCACACGGTCGACAGAGGTCACGCGGCTGGAGGAGACGACGCGGCGCAGGCGCGAGCCGATAGCGGCGCAGACCGCAGGACCGCCTGTCGTGCTGGTCGTCGGCACGCTCGATACCAAGGGCCAGGAGCTGCGCTTCATCCGCGACATCATCGCAGCAACCGGCCTTCGCACGCGGCTGGTCGACGTCTCGACCAGCGGCAAGCATTCCAGCTGCGATGTCTCTGCGCAGGAGATCGCGCTGAACCACGGCCGCGGCGGTGCGGCCGTGTTCGGCCCTGACCGCGGCGCCGCTGTGACCGCGATGGCCGATGCGTTCGCCAGCTGGCTGCGGCGCCAGGGCAATGTCGCCGGCGTGATCTCGGCCGGCGGCTCGGGCGCGGCGTCGCTGGTTGCGCCGGGCATGCGTGCCCTGCCCGTCGGCGTGCCAAAACTGATCATTTCGTCCGTCGCCTCAGGCGATGTCGGGCCCTATGTCGGCCCCGCCGACATCGCCATGATGTACTCGGTCACCGACGTGCAGGGGCTGAATGCGATCTCGCGCGCCGTGCTGGGCAATGGCGCCAATGCGCTCGCCGGCATGGTCAAGGCAAGGCTCGATGCGCGTGCCGCCACAGGGCGAGAGGCCGGCGGCCTGCCCTCGGTCGGCATCACCATGTTTGGCGTCACCACACCGGCGGTGCAGAAGATCGCGGCCGAGCTGCGCGACGACTTCGAATGTCTCGTCTTCCACGCCACCGGCGTTGGCGGCCGCTCCATGGAAAAGCTCGTCGAGTCTGGTCAGCTTGCCGGCGTCATCGACCTCACCACGACCGAGATCTGCGACCTGCTGATGGGCGGCGTGTTTCCGGCGACCGAAGACCGCTTTGGCGCGGTCATCCGCAGCCGGCTGCCCTATGTCGGCTCGGTCGGCGCGCTCGACATGGTCAATTTCGGCGCGCCCGACACCATTCCCGAACGCTACCGCGGCCGCAAGTTCCACGTCCACAATCCGCAGGTGACGTTGATGCGGACCACGGCTGAGGAGAACGAGCGCATGGGCCGCTGGATCGCCGAGCGGCTGAACCAGATGGACGGCCCTGTCCGCTTCTTCCTGCCCGAGGGCGGCGTCTCTGCGCTCGATGCGCGAGGCCAGCCGTTCTGGGATCCGGACGCCGACGCGGCGCTGTTCCGCGCGCTGGAGCGCGACGTGCGCCAGACCAGCAACCGCCAGCTCATTCGCACGCCTAAGAACATCAACGATCCCGACTTCGCCGCCGCCATCGTCAGTGCGTTCCGAACTCTGTTCGGCCGCACCGGCGCGCGGCGGAGATTAGCGAGGTGA
- a CDS encoding helix-turn-helix domain-containing protein, with amino-acid sequence MSRALAVFHGRFGRATVYQLNRPFNIHAHREGHLIFHVGGMSACIDVSDGHYDLTETSVVAVNPWEPHNFLPTDLDGGAIFFVLYVNAEWFAPDTPGTDRLRFGRTHFRRTPALDKHIRRTAALVCGAPSLSSLDSELRRLIDICYDESWQQAEIARDPRASGSVTDFRVRKCIKMMSESPGAEIELDTIARESGLSRPHFYRLFRVQTGVTPNLYLNTLIMEQALEALVASETPIADIGFDLGFSSQSGFTRFFAANVGMAPTDYRRAAKVLRA; translated from the coding sequence ATGAGCCGTGCGCTCGCCGTCTTCCACGGCCGGTTCGGCCGGGCGACGGTTTATCAATTGAACCGCCCTTTCAATATCCACGCCCATCGTGAAGGTCATCTGATCTTCCATGTCGGCGGCATGTCTGCATGCATTGATGTCTCAGACGGACACTATGATCTCACCGAGACCTCCGTGGTCGCCGTCAATCCGTGGGAGCCACACAACTTCCTGCCGACCGATCTCGATGGCGGCGCCATCTTCTTCGTGCTCTATGTCAACGCCGAATGGTTCGCGCCCGATACCCCGGGCACCGACCGCCTACGGTTCGGCCGCACCCATTTCAGGCGCACGCCTGCACTCGACAAGCACATCAGACGGACCGCCGCGCTTGTGTGCGGCGCACCATCCCTCTCCAGTCTCGATTCCGAGCTGAGGCGGCTGATCGACATCTGCTACGACGAAAGCTGGCAGCAGGCCGAGATCGCGCGCGATCCGCGCGCAAGCGGCTCCGTCACCGATTTCCGCGTGCGCAAATGCATCAAGATGATGTCGGAAAGCCCCGGCGCCGAGATCGAGCTCGATACGATCGCCCGCGAGTCCGGCCTGTCGCGGCCGCACTTCTACCGATTGTTCCGTGTCCAGACCGGCGTCACCCCGAACCTCTACCTCAACACACTGATCATGGAACAGGCGCTCGAAGCGCTGGTAGCCAGCGAGACGCCGATCGCCGACATCGGCTTCGATCTCGGCTTCTCCTCGCAGAGCGGTTTCACCCGCTTCTTCGCCGCCAATGTGGGAATGGCCCCGACCGATTATCGCCGCGCAGCCAAGGTTTTGCGGGCCTGA
- a CDS encoding phosphoenolpyruvate hydrolase family protein, producing the protein MARFERAALLKKFRDMARRGEPIVGGGAGTGLSAKCEEAGGVDLIVIYNSGRYRMAGRGSLAGLMAYGDANAIVLEMASEVLPVVDQTPVLAGVNGTDPFRDMDVFLDQLKALGFAGVQNFPTVGLIDGTFRANLEETGMSYALEIDMIAKAHDKDMLTTPYVFSEKEAAAMAIAGADIIVCHMGLTTGGTIGAQTALKLKDCPARIDTWATAALSVNPDILVLAHGGPIADPADADFIMKNTRHCHGFYGASSMERLPVERALTEQVRQFKAIGAR; encoded by the coding sequence ATGGCCAGGTTTGAACGCGCAGCCCTCCTGAAGAAATTCCGCGACATGGCGAGGCGAGGCGAGCCGATCGTCGGCGGCGGTGCCGGCACCGGCCTGTCGGCCAAATGCGAGGAAGCCGGCGGCGTCGATCTCATCGTGATCTACAATTCCGGGCGCTACCGCATGGCCGGCCGCGGCTCGCTCGCCGGCCTGATGGCGTACGGCGATGCCAACGCCATCGTGCTCGAAATGGCCAGTGAAGTGCTCCCGGTGGTCGACCAGACCCCGGTGCTTGCGGGCGTCAACGGCACCGATCCGTTCCGCGACATGGATGTCTTCCTCGACCAGCTCAAGGCACTCGGGTTTGCGGGCGTCCAGAACTTCCCGACGGTCGGCCTGATCGACGGCACCTTCCGCGCCAATCTCGAAGAGACCGGCATGTCCTATGCGCTCGAGATCGACATGATCGCGAAGGCGCACGACAAGGACATGCTGACCACCCCCTACGTGTTCAGCGAGAAGGAAGCCGCCGCGATGGCGATCGCCGGCGCCGACATCATTGTCTGCCACATGGGCCTGACGACGGGCGGCACGATCGGCGCGCAGACGGCCCTGAAGCTCAAGGACTGCCCCGCGCGGATCGACACCTGGGCCACAGCAGCGCTCAGTGTCAATCCGGACATCCTGGTGCTGGCCCATGGCGGTCCGATCGCCGATCCCGCCGATGCCGATTTCATCATGAAGAACACCCGCCATTGCCACGGCTTCTACGGCGCTTCCTCGATGGAGCGGCTGCCGGTGGAGCGGGCGCTGACGGAACAGGTACGTCAATTCAAGGCGATCGGCGCGCGGTAA
- a CDS encoding branched-chain amino acid ABC transporter permease, protein MSLAHDARVAVRSAAGAERPARTWPEIDNPAAWVVAAILVIMPLIANGFFLIEIFATTLILGTMALSLMFLAGYGGMVSLMQLTIAGFSAYMVAVFGVSGNANISLGWPWWLAVPMALALATAFGTLGGALAVRTEGIYTIMITLAIGAAFYYFTNQNWAIFNGHTGINTVATPHFWGVNWRADIPFYYVVLAVAALCYFAVEYLSRAPFGLALQGVRDNPRRMAALGFNVNAHRVAAYAFASFVAALAGVLQVWNYRQISPGSVSVGACIDVLIIAVVGGITRPIGPFIGALIFVLLRTFALDFLVRLGLDGNRFRLLIGLGFLAIVFWSSDGVVGLWQRWRQSQRPRADRPGGGRGHG, encoded by the coding sequence ATGTCGCTCGCGCACGATGCCCGCGTTGCCGTTCGTTCTGCCGCCGGAGCAGAGCGCCCCGCGCGGACCTGGCCGGAGATCGACAATCCCGCCGCCTGGGTCGTTGCGGCCATTCTTGTCATCATGCCGCTGATTGCCAACGGCTTCTTCCTGATCGAGATCTTCGCGACCACGCTGATCCTCGGCACAATGGCGCTGAGCCTGATGTTCCTCGCCGGTTATGGCGGCATGGTCAGCCTGATGCAGCTCACCATCGCGGGCTTCTCGGCCTACATGGTCGCCGTGTTCGGCGTCAGCGGCAACGCCAATATCAGCCTGGGCTGGCCCTGGTGGCTCGCCGTTCCCATGGCGCTCGCACTGGCGACTGCCTTCGGCACGCTCGGCGGCGCGCTCGCGGTGCGCACTGAAGGCATCTACACCATCATGATCACGCTCGCGATTGGAGCTGCCTTCTACTATTTCACCAACCAGAACTGGGCGATCTTCAACGGCCATACCGGCATCAACACCGTGGCAACGCCGCACTTCTGGGGCGTCAACTGGCGCGCCGACATCCCCTTCTACTATGTGGTGCTCGCGGTTGCCGCGCTCTGCTATTTCGCCGTCGAATATCTCTCGCGCGCACCCTTCGGCCTTGCGCTTCAGGGCGTCCGCGACAATCCGCGGCGCATGGCTGCGCTGGGCTTCAACGTCAACGCCCATCGCGTCGCCGCCTATGCCTTTGCGTCCTTCGTCGCCGCGCTCGCCGGCGTGCTCCAGGTCTGGAACTACCGGCAGATCTCGCCGGGCTCGGTCAGCGTCGGGGCCTGCATCGACGTGCTGATCATCGCCGTGGTCGGAGGCATCACCCGCCCGATCGGCCCCTTCATCGGCGCGCTGATCTTCGTGCTGCTGCGCACCTTCGCACTCGACTTCCTGGTCCGGCTCGGGCTCGACGGCAACCGCTTCCGCCTGCTGATCGGGCTCGGCTTCCTCGCCATCGTGTTCTGGTCTTCCGACGGCGTCGTCGGCCTGTGGCAGCGCTGGCGTCAGAGTCAGCGTCCTCGCGCGGACCGCCCAGGCGGAGGGCGCGGTCATGGATAG
- a CDS encoding branched-chain amino acid ABC transporter permease, producing the protein MSRFIERHPAWALITIIAVAVVLWLVFAVWPPGLEEVIGRKRVFLNAVFNGITLGGLYFLVASGFTLIFGLMRNVNLAHGSLYLFGGYVGYAISTATGSWLLSFIVAFVLTALVGVLLQVIVFRRMEGQDLRQTMVTIGLSIVFADLMLWACGGDFYQIQTPSWLIGPIDLPLITAVKSSGEPVYLRYPMVRLVIFAASVVIGVAMWLALNRTRIGMIIRAGVDDRDILAATGVRIQLVFVLVFAFGAGLAGIAGVVGGTFQSLSPGEDIRFLLASLVVVIVGGMGSIPGAALGALIIGLAEQLGSVYIPTYAIVVTFLIMVLVLAIRPQGLLARR; encoded by the coding sequence ATGAGCCGTTTCATCGAACGCCATCCCGCCTGGGCGCTGATCACGATCATCGCCGTTGCCGTCGTGCTCTGGCTGGTCTTCGCGGTCTGGCCGCCGGGTCTCGAAGAGGTGATCGGCCGCAAGCGCGTCTTCCTCAACGCCGTCTTCAACGGCATCACGCTCGGGGGCCTCTACTTCCTCGTCGCCAGCGGCTTCACGCTGATCTTCGGCCTGATGCGCAACGTCAATCTCGCGCACGGCTCGCTCTATCTGTTCGGCGGCTATGTCGGCTACGCCATCAGCACGGCGACCGGCTCCTGGCTGCTCAGCTTCATCGTCGCCTTCGTCCTGACGGCCCTGGTCGGCGTGCTGCTGCAGGTGATCGTGTTCCGGCGCATGGAGGGTCAGGACCTCAGGCAGACCATGGTGACGATCGGGCTGTCGATCGTGTTTGCCGATCTCATGCTGTGGGCCTGCGGCGGTGATTTCTATCAGATCCAGACCCCGAGCTGGCTGATCGGGCCCATAGACCTGCCGTTGATCACGGCGGTGAAGTCCTCGGGCGAGCCGGTCTATCTCAGATATCCGATGGTCCGGCTCGTGATCTTCGCCGCGTCCGTGGTCATTGGCGTTGCGATGTGGCTCGCGCTCAACCGCACCCGGATCGGCATGATCATCCGCGCCGGCGTCGATGATCGCGACATCCTGGCTGCGACCGGTGTGCGCATCCAGCTCGTCTTCGTCCTGGTGTTCGCATTTGGCGCTGGCCTTGCCGGCATCGCCGGCGTGGTCGGCGGCACGTTCCAGTCGTTGTCGCCGGGCGAGGACATCCGCTTCCTGCTGGCCTCGCTCGTGGTCGTGATCGTCGGCGGCATGGGCTCGATCCCCGGTGCGGCGCTCGGCGCGCTGATCATCGGCCTCGCCGAGCAGCTCGGCTCGGTCTACATCCCGACCTACGCCATCGTCGTGACCTTCCTGATCATGGTGCTGGTGCTGGCGATCCGGCCGCAAGGCCTGTTGGCGAGGCGCTGA
- a CDS encoding ABC transporter substrate-binding protein, whose product MSKCSIGLLALSSLFLSGAAIAQEKIKVGVTATLEGTYTVLGEDGMRGHQTALNVLGKKIGDKELEFIVASTDATPDSAVRAVRKLIEQDKVQILLSPLSGDEGIAVKNFAKTHPELTFINAASGAQETTYVDPAPNFFRYNMDGAQWQVGLGKYAYEDKKYRKIATVGEDYSFIYTQVFGLVLEFCGMGGQVTNRQWVPLGTKDFASVIAALPDDVDAIYLGLGGADAVNFLNQYQQAGGKAHLMGGSIMIDQTILSSKGNAKNALIGTIAASGQADTWEDPGWQKFVKAYQDAFPPNKRFPSPSLLATNYYGSTMALILALREVNGDLSDNQSKFKAALAKIELDAPNGKIKLDSNRQAIGTNFVTEVVDDGKGALFSKVVKVIPNVNQTLGYDPAVFSKIGLPSRTVPECKKY is encoded by the coding sequence ATGTCGAAATGCAGTATCGGACTGCTCGCGCTGAGCAGCCTGTTTCTTTCAGGCGCGGCGATAGCCCAGGAAAAAATCAAGGTGGGCGTGACCGCGACCCTCGAAGGCACCTATACGGTGCTCGGCGAGGACGGCATGCGCGGCCATCAGACGGCGCTCAACGTGCTGGGCAAGAAGATCGGCGACAAGGAGCTCGAATTCATCGTCGCCTCGACCGATGCGACGCCGGACTCCGCAGTGCGCGCAGTCCGCAAGCTGATCGAACAGGACAAGGTGCAGATCCTGCTGTCGCCGCTCTCCGGCGACGAAGGCATCGCGGTGAAGAACTTTGCCAAGACCCACCCCGAGCTGACCTTCATCAATGCCGCATCGGGCGCGCAGGAAACGACCTATGTCGATCCTGCCCCGAACTTCTTCCGCTACAACATGGACGGCGCCCAGTGGCAGGTCGGCCTCGGCAAATACGCCTATGAGGACAAGAAGTATCGCAAGATCGCGACCGTCGGCGAGGACTATTCCTTCATCTATACCCAGGTGTTCGGGCTGGTGCTCGAATTCTGCGGCATGGGCGGACAGGTGACCAACCGGCAATGGGTGCCGCTCGGAACCAAGGACTTCGCCTCGGTGATCGCCGCCCTGCCCGACGATGTCGATGCCATCTATCTCGGCCTCGGCGGCGCGGATGCCGTCAACTTCCTCAACCAGTATCAGCAGGCCGGCGGCAAGGCGCATCTGATGGGCGGTTCCATCATGATCGACCAGACCATCCTGTCGTCAAAGGGCAATGCCAAGAACGCCCTGATCGGCACCATCGCGGCGAGCGGCCAGGCCGACACCTGGGAGGATCCGGGCTGGCAGAAATTCGTGAAGGCCTATCAGGACGCGTTCCCGCCGAACAAGCGCTTCCCGAGCCCCTCGCTGCTGGCCACCAACTACTACGGCTCGACGATGGCCTTGATCCTCGCACTGCGTGAGGTCAACGGCGATCTCAGCGACAATCAGTCGAAATTCAAGGCTGCGCTGGCGAAGATCGAGCTCGACGCGCCGAACGGCAAGATCAAGCTCGACTCCAACCGCCAGGCGATCGGCACCAATTTCGTCACCGAGGTTGTCGATGACGGCAAGGGCGCGCTGTTCAGCAAGGTCGTGAAGGTGATCCCGAACGTGAACCAGACGCTCGGCTATGATCCTGCAGTGTTCTCGAAGATCGGCCTGCCGAGCCGCACCGTACCGGAATGTAAGAAGTACTGA
- a CDS encoding ABC transporter ATP-binding protein: MDSVAHRLSAVGAGAALELRGVTRLFGALAALTDVTITVKPGERRAVLGSNGAGKTTLFNCITGDFPPSSGTIRFFGEDVTHFPPYERIRRGLRRTYQISALFPGLTVQDNVYLACRGVSRGRFSFLRPGQNDALMHAADNLVQAVHLSAVKDQRVAELAHGQQRQLEIALALAGAPRFVLFDEPAAGLSPTERAELIEILTSLPAHIGYIIIEHDMDVALRVVESVTMMHNGRVFKEGLPQEIQSDPEVQELYLGGGHE; this comes from the coding sequence ATGGATAGCGTCGCTCATCGCCTTTCCGCCGTCGGCGCCGGCGCCGCGCTGGAACTACGCGGCGTGACCCGGCTGTTCGGCGCGCTCGCCGCGCTGACCGACGTCACCATCACGGTAAAGCCGGGTGAGCGGCGTGCCGTGCTCGGTTCAAACGGCGCCGGCAAGACCACGCTGTTCAACTGCATCACCGGCGACTTCCCGCCATCCTCCGGCACCATTCGCTTCTTCGGCGAGGACGTCACCCACTTCCCGCCCTATGAACGCATCCGCCGCGGGCTGCGCCGGACCTACCAGATCTCGGCGCTGTTCCCGGGCCTCACCGTTCAGGACAACGTCTATCTCGCCTGCCGCGGCGTCTCGCGCGGACGTTTCTCGTTCCTGCGCCCGGGGCAGAACGACGCGCTGATGCATGCCGCCGACAACCTCGTCCAGGCCGTGCATCTGTCGGCCGTGAAGGACCAGCGCGTGGCCGAGCTCGCGCACGGCCAGCAGCGCCAGCTCGAAATCGCGCTCGCGCTGGCCGGCGCCCCGCGCTTCGTCCTGTTCGACGAGCCGGCCGCGGGCCTGTCGCCGACCGAGCGGGCCGAGCTGATCGAGATCCTGACCTCTCTGCCGGCCCACATCGGCTACATCATCATCGAGCACGACATGGACGTCGCGCTGCGCGTCGTCGAGAGCGTCACGATGATGCACAACGGACGCGTCTTCAAGGAAGGCTTGCCGCAGGAGATCCAGTCCGATCCCGAGGTGCAGGAGCTCTATCTCGGAGGCGGCCATGAATGA
- a CDS encoding response regulator transcription factor, translating to MITDPRKRDVALVVDDSPETLRLLTDALDGAGMTVMVALDGVSAMRIVDQITPDIVLLDAVMPGMDGFETCKRLKRDAGLDGVPIIFMTGLAETEHIVRGLEAGGVDYVTKPIVVEEMLARIRVHLANARMTQSARAALDVSGRYLLAVNSKGKLLWATPQAQRLLADTLADDTIDEFVLPDPMPQWLDQVQKGKSAPKTTTMPALPGNEQLRLQYMGKLGPNEFLLRLAKDSGADTPVEFSRELGLTAREAEVLSWLSKGKTNRDIAQILGLSPRTVDKHLEQIYSKLGVENRTAAAAIAVKAKDLK from the coding sequence ATGATCACTGATCCCAGAAAACGCGACGTCGCCCTCGTCGTCGACGACTCTCCCGAGACGCTGCGGCTCCTGACCGACGCGCTGGACGGCGCAGGCATGACCGTCATGGTCGCGCTCGATGGCGTATCCGCAATGCGGATCGTCGACCAGATCACGCCCGACATCGTGCTGCTCGATGCGGTGATGCCCGGCATGGACGGGTTTGAGACCTGCAAGCGGCTGAAGCGCGATGCCGGGCTCGACGGCGTGCCGATTATCTTCATGACGGGCCTTGCCGAGACCGAGCACATCGTGCGCGGGCTCGAAGCCGGCGGGGTCGACTATGTGACGAAGCCGATCGTGGTCGAGGAGATGCTGGCGCGGATCCGCGTCCACCTCGCCAATGCCCGGATGACCCAGAGCGCGCGCGCTGCCCTCGATGTCTCCGGCCGCTATCTGCTCGCGGTCAACAGCAAGGGCAAGCTGTTATGGGCGACGCCGCAGGCCCAAAGGCTTCTCGCGGATACGCTGGCCGACGACACCATCGACGAGTTCGTGCTGCCCGACCCTATGCCGCAATGGCTCGACCAGGTCCAGAAGGGCAAATCCGCCCCGAAGACCACGACCATGCCCGCTCTCCCCGGCAACGAGCAATTGCGGCTGCAATATATGGGCAAGCTCGGTCCGAACGAATTCCTGCTTCGTCTTGCCAAGGATTCCGGCGCCGATACGCCGGTGGAGTTTTCAAGAGAGCTAGGCCTTACCGCACGTGAAGCGGAAGTGCTGTCCTGGCTGTCCAAAGGAAAGACCAACCGGGATATCGCGCAAATCCTGGGTTTGAGCCCGCGGACGGTCGACAAGCATCTCGAGCAAATCTATTCCAAGCTGGGCGTCGAGAATCGCACCGCGGCGGCCGCGATCGCGGTCAAGGCCAAAGATTTGAAGTAA